A genomic stretch from Candidatus Acetothermia bacterium includes:
- a CDS encoding HEAT repeat domain-containing protein has translation MFKRNRLVVLGAVLFAFVCSLSLLATEADPYSLVGHLILPEGRTGDVRKEVHNALEQLGEAALPALIEATYYGQILTCTLPATLEPGEALTLSYQARATSTPIQAGIPTQVVAATSDGTRLHVSKEMVELGRAGRSVAPPVQPGDVVVFKVTVENTSPDSLTVVIVADVLFEWLEYIPATATAAWPRGSSTPAPKIEDATWVRWDAVNVLGNLASANPQMARPAIPALAARALTDINPHPRWRSLWALGTFRSQIVAEEVVPQLRIGLTSADPRIVWNAAVALAFFGQVEAAPYLNLGLDAADVMQRWEAVYCLGMVYDEESVSLLIPMLTDVQGRETRIRQEVALTLGKIRDPRAIPALVAALEDPESAVRWRAAMSLVRFGDPSVIPAIEAALATEQDPFAIEQMQKAIADLLKVRGK, from the coding sequence ATCCTGCCCGAGGGGCGAACCGGCGACGTGCGGAAAGAGGTGCACAATGCCCTCGAACAGCTCGGTGAGGCTGCGCTCCCTGCGCTCATCGAGGCCACCTACTATGGTCAGATCCTCACTTGCACTCTCCCCGCCACCCTTGAGCCCGGGGAGGCTCTCACGCTCTCCTACCAGGCCAGGGCGACAAGCACCCCCATCCAGGCGGGGATCCCCACCCAGGTGGTGGCCGCCACAAGCGACGGCACGAGGCTGCATGTATCCAAGGAGATGGTTGAGCTAGGCCGGGCAGGGCGGTCGGTCGCCCCGCCGGTTCAACCAGGCGATGTCGTCGTGTTCAAGGTAACCGTGGAGAACACGAGCCCAGACTCGCTAACCGTGGTCATCGTCGCGGACGTGCTGTTCGAATGGCTCGAGTACATCCCCGCAACGGCTACCGCCGCCTGGCCGCGGGGAAGCTCTACCCCGGCTCCGAAGATCGAGGACGCGACTTGGGTGCGGTGGGACGCGGTGAACGTGCTCGGGAACCTGGCTTCTGCGAACCCCCAGATGGCGCGGCCTGCCATCCCCGCCCTTGCTGCCAGGGCCCTCACCGACATCAACCCCCATCCCAGGTGGCGAAGCCTGTGGGCGCTCGGCACCTTCCGCTCTCAGATCGTGGCCGAAGAGGTCGTGCCACAGCTCCGGATCGGCCTCACGAGCGCCGACCCGAGGATCGTCTGGAACGCCGCGGTGGCCCTGGCGTTCTTCGGTCAGGTAGAGGCCGCTCCTTATCTGAACCTAGGCCTGGACGCCGCCGATGTCATGCAGCGTTGGGAGGCCGTGTACTGTCTGGGGATGGTGTACGACGAGGAGTCGGTATCGCTTCTCATCCCCATGCTCACCGACGTTCAGGGCCGCGAGACGCGCATCCGCCAGGAGGTTGCCCTGACGTTGGGCAAGATCCGCGACCCCCGGGCAATCCCTGCATTGGTGGCGGCCCTAGAAGATCCGGAGAGCGCGGTGCGGTGGCGGGCGGCCATGTCGCTCGTGAGGTTCGGTGATCCGAGCGTGATCCCAGCTATCGAGGCGGCGCTCGCTACCGAACAGGACCCGTTCGCCATCGAACAGATGCAAAAGGCCATCGCCGACCTGCTGAAGGTGCGGGGGAAGTGA
- the gcvPB gene encoding aminomethyl-transferring glycine dehydrogenase subunit GcvPB has translation MTTIYDRGAPGRQAAALPSLTRPEREILAYIPAGLRRRERPRLPEVSQPELVRHYTHLSRLNYGVDTGFYPLGSCTMKHNPKLHEDLARLPAFAGLHPLLPEEEVQGALALLWELGEHLKGIAGMPGITLQPAAGAHGELTGMLLIKRYLEDRGELGRRTKILLPDSAHGTNPASAAMVGFQVVAVPSDGRGMVDMAALRTALGEDVAGIMLTVPNTLGIFEEDILEITRLAHEAGGLCYFDGANLNAYIGRARPGDMGADIFHFNLHKTFSTPHGGGGPGAGPVAVSEALVPYLPVPEIVREGDRFRLRWDKPKSIGRVHPYFGNFLVMVKALAYILTLGDEGFREVSAGAVLAANYLRARLRGTYKVPYDRLCKHEFVLSGEGLPVRTLDIAKRLIDHGFHPPTIYFPLIVKEALMIEPTETEPKEVLDAFCEALVGIAGEARERPELLQRAPHNAPVRRLDEARAVREPVLRLLFDSPQA, from the coding sequence ATGACCACGATCTACGACCGCGGCGCCCCCGGGCGGCAGGCGGCCGCCCTGCCGTCCTTGACCCGCCCGGAACGGGAGATCCTCGCCTACATCCCGGCTGGGCTGCGCCGGCGGGAGCGGCCGCGGCTCCCCGAGGTATCCCAGCCCGAGCTCGTCCGCCACTACACCCATCTTTCCCGCCTGAACTACGGGGTGGACACGGGCTTTTACCCCCTCGGGAGCTGCACGATGAAGCACAACCCGAAACTCCACGAGGACCTGGCCCGCCTGCCGGCGTTCGCCGGGCTGCATCCGCTTCTCCCCGAGGAGGAGGTCCAGGGGGCGCTCGCCCTCCTGTGGGAGCTTGGGGAGCACCTCAAGGGGATCGCCGGGATGCCGGGGATCACCCTCCAGCCCGCGGCCGGGGCCCACGGGGAGCTCACGGGAATGCTCCTCATCAAGCGGTATCTCGAGGACCGGGGGGAACTTGGAAGGAGGACGAAGATCCTCCTCCCCGATTCCGCCCATGGGACGAACCCGGCGTCGGCGGCGATGGTGGGGTTCCAGGTGGTGGCGGTGCCGTCCGACGGGCGGGGGATGGTGGACATGGCCGCCCTCAGGACGGCGCTGGGCGAGGACGTGGCCGGGATCATGCTCACCGTGCCCAATACCCTGGGGATCTTCGAGGAGGACATCCTCGAGATCACCCGGCTCGCGCACGAGGCCGGGGGGCTCTGCTACTTCGACGGGGCCAACCTGAACGCGTACATCGGCCGGGCCCGTCCGGGGGACATGGGGGCCGACATCTTCCACTTCAACCTGCACAAGACGTTCTCCACCCCCCACGGGGGCGGCGGACCGGGGGCGGGCCCCGTCGCCGTGTCCGAGGCCCTCGTCCCCTACCTCCCCGTGCCGGAGATCGTGCGGGAAGGGGACCGGTTCCGGCTCCGCTGGGATAAGCCCAAGTCCATCGGCCGGGTCCACCCCTATTTCGGGAACTTCCTGGTCATGGTGAAGGCCCTCGCTTACATCCTGACCTTGGGGGACGAGGGGTTCCGGGAGGTCTCGGCCGGGGCGGTGCTCGCCGCCAATTACCTCCGGGCCCGGCTCCGGGGGACGTACAAGGTCCCCTACGATCGCCTGTGCAAGCACGAGTTCGTGCTCTCCGGGGAGGGACTACCGGTACGGACGCTGGACATCGCCAAGCGCCTCATCGACCACGGGTTCCACCCGCCCACGATCTATTTCCCCTTGATCGTCAAGGAAGCGCTGATGATCGAACCCACCGAGACCGAGCCTAAAGAGGTGCTGGATGCGTTCTGCGAGGCGCTGGTTGGGATTGCCGGGGAGGCCCGGGAGCGCCCGGAGCTCCTCCAGAGGGCTCCCCACAACGCCCCGGTGCGCCGACTTGACGAGGCCCGCGCCGTGCGGGAGCCCGTACTGCGCTTGCTCTTTGACTCGCCCCAGGCCTGA